A section of the Salinisphaera sp. T31B1 genome encodes:
- a CDS encoding TonB-dependent receptor, translating into MEPLTINAPALSDEHGSITVPTTPEAIADIRRTPGGVEVVPDTQFKNSRAQTVKDVLDWVPGVFVQPRFGDDARVSIRGSGLSRNYGNRGVNMFIDGVPINTSDGLVDLFEIDPTAYRYVEVYKGANALRYGGNSLGGAVNFVTPTGRDAAPFAGRLDVGSFGYRKAQASTGGAEGAYDYFITASAQRFDGYRDHSDGDQQRLSSNIGYRFSPDAETRFYLNLNRIRQRLPGEVSKRSALETPRTANPEFERLDQQRNIDSVRIANKTTLRFDDTTLEFGAFGVHRHVDHPIFQWLDYDVDDYGGFVRLTDNLRFAGFDNEVIAGANIHNGEIDNRQYANQTDAVKGELLSSNVDKSENISAYLQNSFYLRSDLALIAGLQFQYAKRDRRDRFLSDGDQSGSRSYRNYSPRIGVLWDIDPQWQAFANVSRSAEVPSYDANTFATPASSTVDDQTATTYEIGTRGERPNFHWDIALYRSEIDNELQCLTTSPFSPCTVVNADRTVHQGVELGLGLGLLESVLVAGDRVGFNATYTYSDFFFDDDRRYGDNELPGVPPHYVRAEVRYDHPDGFYAAPSTEWVPESYYVDNRNQVTADDYALLNFRIGYEPDTSNWSAYIEGRNLLDKRYIGTVAIAGTADEQAALFNPGTGRAVYSGVQYEW; encoded by the coding sequence ATGGAGCCATTGACCATCAATGCGCCGGCGCTTTCCGACGAGCATGGCAGCATCACCGTACCCACCACACCTGAGGCCATCGCGGATATCCGTCGCACGCCCGGCGGTGTCGAGGTGGTGCCAGATACACAGTTCAAGAATAGCCGCGCCCAGACCGTTAAGGATGTGCTGGATTGGGTGCCCGGCGTGTTCGTCCAACCGCGGTTCGGCGACGACGCGCGCGTCTCGATCCGGGGCTCCGGACTGTCGCGCAACTACGGTAATCGCGGCGTGAACATGTTCATCGACGGCGTCCCGATCAACACATCGGACGGACTGGTCGATCTTTTCGAAATCGATCCGACCGCGTACCGCTATGTGGAGGTCTACAAGGGCGCCAATGCGCTGCGATATGGCGGCAACTCGCTGGGCGGTGCGGTCAATTTCGTGACCCCGACAGGCCGCGATGCGGCGCCTTTTGCCGGGCGCTTGGACGTCGGCAGTTTCGGTTATCGCAAAGCGCAAGCCAGCACCGGCGGCGCTGAGGGTGCGTACGACTATTTCATCACCGCATCAGCGCAGCGCTTCGATGGCTATCGCGACCATAGCGATGGCGACCAGCAACGGTTGAGTTCCAATATCGGCTATCGGTTCTCGCCGGATGCCGAGACCCGCTTCTATCTGAATCTGAACCGGATCCGGCAGCGCCTGCCGGGCGAGGTCTCCAAACGTTCGGCCCTTGAAACGCCTCGTACGGCGAACCCGGAATTCGAACGACTCGACCAGCAGCGCAATATCGACTCGGTACGCATCGCCAACAAGACCACGCTACGCTTCGACGATACAACGCTCGAGTTCGGTGCATTCGGTGTGCACCGGCATGTCGATCACCCGATCTTTCAGTGGCTCGACTACGATGTCGACGATTACGGCGGCTTCGTTCGGCTCACCGATAATCTAAGGTTCGCCGGGTTCGATAATGAAGTGATCGCGGGCGCGAATATTCACAACGGCGAAATCGATAATCGGCAATATGCCAATCAGACAGACGCAGTCAAAGGCGAACTGCTCTCGTCGAATGTGGACAAGTCAGAAAACATATCCGCATACCTGCAGAATTCGTTTTATCTCCGGTCGGACCTCGCCCTGATCGCGGGTCTTCAGTTTCAGTACGCCAAGCGTGACCGGCGAGATCGATTCCTATCCGACGGCGATCAATCAGGCAGCCGCAGTTACCGCAACTATAGCCCCCGGATTGGCGTGCTCTGGGATATCGACCCGCAGTGGCAGGCATTTGCCAACGTGTCGCGTAGCGCCGAAGTGCCCAGCTACGACGCCAACACCTTCGCGACGCCGGCGAGTTCGACCGTCGACGACCAGACCGCCACCACCTACGAGATCGGCACCCGCGGCGAGCGGCCCAATTTCCATTGGGATATCGCGCTCTACCGATCCGAGATCGACAACGAGCTGCAGTGCCTGACCACGTCGCCATTCAGTCCCTGCACGGTGGTCAACGCCGACCGTACCGTGCATCAGGGCGTTGAATTGGGTCTGGGCCTCGGGTTGCTCGAATCGGTTCTTGTCGCGGGCGACCGTGTCGGGTTCAACGCAACCTATACCTACAGCGATTTCTTTTTCGACGACGATCGCCGCTATGGCGATAACGAGCTTCCCGGGGTGCCGCCGCACTATGTCCGCGCGGAAGTGCGCTACGACCATCCCGACGGGTTCTACGCCGCTCCGAGCACGGAATGGGTACCGGAGAGTTACTACGTCGACAATAGGAACCAAGTCACGGCCGACGACTACGCACTGCTGAACTTCAGAATCGGCTACGAACCAGACACCAGCAACTGGTCGGCCTATATCGAAGGGCGAAACCTGCTCGACAAACGATATATCGGCACGGTGGCGATCGCCGGCACCGCCGATGAGCAAGCGGCCCTGTTCAACCCGGGTACTGGACGCGCGGTCTATAGCGGCGTGCAGTACGAGTGGTGA
- a CDS encoding NAD-dependent epimerase/dehydratase family protein: MQTILGASGQIGRELARQLKQDFTSEIRLVSRHPHRVNETDELLSADLLDAEQTMRAVEGSDIAYVTVGLPMDTRRWVEQWPVLMRNIIDACEKHGAKLVFFDNTYMYPQTATPQTEKTPFTPNGRKGQVRADIVRDLLQAMEDKRVEAVIGRAPEFYGPGKTQSITNATIVDNLKAGKAAKVFLRDDTRRTLIYTPDASRALALLGNTPDAYGQTWHLPCDDDRLTYRQFIQLAAEIFNTSARYKVLKRWQLRLAGLFSQQVRDAAELLPRYAVDNIFESNKFKKRFPEFGVTSYQDGLSAIKREGSTA, from the coding sequence ATGCAAACGATATTAGGCGCAAGCGGCCAAATCGGGCGTGAACTCGCGCGGCAGCTAAAACAGGACTTCACCAGTGAGATTCGGCTGGTGAGCCGTCATCCTCATCGTGTGAACGAGACGGACGAGCTTCTGAGCGCCGACCTGCTTGACGCCGAACAGACGATGCGCGCGGTAGAAGGCTCGGACATCGCGTACGTAACCGTCGGGCTGCCCATGGATACTCGAAGGTGGGTCGAGCAATGGCCGGTCTTGATGCGAAACATCATCGATGCCTGTGAAAAACATGGTGCCAAGCTCGTATTCTTCGACAATACCTATATGTATCCGCAGACCGCCACGCCACAGACCGAAAAAACGCCGTTTACTCCGAACGGCCGCAAAGGACAGGTGCGGGCCGACATCGTGCGCGATCTGCTTCAGGCCATGGAGGACAAACGTGTCGAGGCGGTGATTGGTCGGGCGCCGGAGTTCTACGGTCCGGGCAAGACCCAGAGCATCACGAATGCCACGATTGTCGACAACCTGAAGGCCGGCAAAGCCGCAAAGGTCTTCCTGCGAGACGACACCCGGCGCACGCTCATCTACACGCCGGACGCGAGCCGTGCGCTGGCCCTGCTCGGCAATACGCCGGACGCGTACGGTCAGACCTGGCATCTGCCCTGCGACGACGATCGCCTGACCTATCGGCAATTCATCCAGTTGGCGGCCGAGATCTTTAACACGAGCGCGCGCTATAAGGTGCTCAAGCGATGGCAGCTTCGCCTGGCCGGATTATTCAGTCAGCAGGTCAGGGATGCCGCAGAACTCTTGCCCCGCTATGCCGTGGATAATATTTTCGAGTCGAACAAATTCAAAAAGCGCTTTCCCGAGTTTGGCGTCACGTCATATCAAGATGGTTTGAGCGCTATTAAACGTGAGGGGTCTACCGCCTGA
- a CDS encoding type 1 glutamine amidotransferase domain-containing protein has translation MSKRILHVVSNVSHYEDPAHPTGLWLSELTHAWDVFAAQGHEQHLVSPSGGPIPLEPRALKWPLLDASARAWLADGARRTLLSNTAAPQDIDAEQFDAIYFTGGHAVMWDFPDSAGLQRITREIFERGGIVSAVCHGYCGLLNTKLSDGTLLVGGRRVTGFSWTEEILAGVARKMPYNAEQEMKNRGARYEKAWLPFVSKVTVDDRLVTGQNPQSAKATAKRVAALL, from the coding sequence ATGAGCAAGCGCATCCTGCACGTCGTCAGCAACGTGTCGCACTACGAAGATCCGGCGCATCCGACCGGACTGTGGCTGTCGGAGCTGACCCATGCCTGGGACGTTTTCGCCGCCCAGGGTCACGAGCAGCACCTGGTCAGCCCGAGCGGCGGGCCGATACCGCTTGAGCCGCGCGCGCTCAAGTGGCCGCTGCTCGATGCGTCGGCCCGTGCCTGGCTGGCCGATGGGGCGCGTCGTACGCTGTTATCGAACACCGCCGCACCGCAGGACATCGACGCAGAGCAATTCGATGCGATCTATTTCACCGGCGGTCACGCGGTGATGTGGGATTTCCCCGACAGCGCCGGCCTGCAACGGATCACGCGCGAGATATTCGAGCGCGGTGGCATCGTTTCAGCCGTCTGTCATGGCTACTGCGGGCTACTCAATACAAAGCTGTCCGATGGCACCTTGCTGGTTGGCGGGCGACGCGTGACCGGGTTTTCCTGGACAGAAGAAATACTCGCCGGTGTCGCCAGGAAGATGCCGTATAACGCCGAGCAGGAAATGAAGAATCGCGGTGCGCGCTACGAGAAAGCCTGGTTGCCGTTCGTGAGCAAGGTGACGGTGGACGATCGGCTGGTGACCGGACAGAACCCGCAATCGGCCAAGGCAACCGCAAAGCGGGTCGCCGCGCTGCTATAG
- a CDS encoding saccharopine dehydrogenase NADP-binding domain-containing protein, giving the protein MAWMLYGANGYTGEMIAREAVSRGMHPVLAGRSRHKIAPLAEELGLETRVFTLDETTSAAAHLENIELVLLTAGPFSKTSAQMVQACIAAGAHYLDITGEIDIFEQVAASDRAAREAGVVLCPGVGFDVVPTDCVAAALKEALPDATELDLGFDTDMKMSPGTLKTTIEGAAVGGRIRRDGVIRTVGHGYATRRIDYGRGEKLAASFPWGDVATAYHSTGIGDITVYVPTSRAELIGMRIINPLRPILRQRWLQSLLGRAISRFVKGPDELARSKTPVYIWGEARNPSGERRVARVKTTNSYSLTIPAALAVTRFLLDNSPAPGFTTPSRLMGHDLIARVEGGGTIEMSGS; this is encoded by the coding sequence ATGGCTTGGATGCTCTATGGCGCCAACGGCTACACCGGCGAAATGATCGCGCGCGAGGCCGTATCACGCGGCATGCACCCGGTGCTCGCGGGCCGCAGTCGGCACAAGATAGCGCCACTGGCCGAGGAGCTCGGTCTTGAGACACGGGTCTTCACCCTCGACGAGACAACCAGCGCAGCCGCGCATCTCGAAAACATCGAGCTCGTCCTGCTCACTGCCGGCCCGTTCTCGAAAACAAGCGCGCAGATGGTGCAAGCCTGCATCGCAGCCGGTGCCCATTATCTGGATATCACCGGCGAGATCGATATCTTCGAACAGGTCGCGGCATCAGATCGCGCCGCCCGCGAGGCGGGCGTTGTGCTTTGTCCGGGTGTGGGTTTCGATGTCGTGCCGACCGATTGCGTGGCTGCCGCCCTTAAAGAAGCACTGCCGGATGCCACGGAGCTCGACCTTGGCTTCGATACCGACATGAAGATGTCGCCCGGGACACTGAAAACGACGATAGAAGGGGCAGCCGTTGGCGGCCGGATTCGTCGTGATGGCGTCATTCGTACCGTTGGCCACGGGTACGCCACGCGGCGTATCGATTATGGCCGCGGCGAAAAACTGGCGGCCTCTTTCCCATGGGGTGATGTCGCCACTGCATACCATTCGACAGGCATAGGCGACATCACCGTCTATGTGCCCACAAGCCGCGCCGAACTGATCGGCATGCGCATCATCAACCCGCTCCGACCCATACTGCGACAGCGTTGGCTTCAGTCGCTCTTGGGCCGCGCGATATCGCGGTTCGTGAAGGGCCCGGATGAATTGGCTCGATCAAAGACACCGGTGTATATCTGGGGCGAAGCTCGAAACCCGAGCGGCGAACGCCGGGTGGCACGGGTCAAGACCACCAACAGTTACAGCCTGACTATCCCGGCGGCGCTCGCGGTCACCAGGTTCTTGCTGGATAACAGCCCTGCGCCCGGCTTCACCACGCCGTCACGCCTGATGGGCCATGATTTGATCGCCCGGGTCGAAGGAGGTGGAACGATCGAGATGTCTGGATCTTGA
- a CDS encoding MerR family transcriptional regulator: MKIGDLAKRTGLAASRIRYYERIGLLRTVERQANGYRSYPPEAELVLNLITQGQAAGFSLDELQKLMPPDLAHWDHDSLVEALRRKVADIESLETQLGESKAQLQAVIRDIETKPESIDCEANAKRVLSRIGLSEMADTATFDATAAPSSVHRPRRRTR; this comes from the coding sequence ATGAAGATAGGTGATCTAGCAAAGCGGACGGGGCTGGCCGCATCGCGTATCCGCTACTACGAACGGATCGGACTGTTAAGGACGGTAGAACGCCAGGCCAATGGATACCGGAGTTATCCGCCAGAAGCCGAACTCGTGCTTAACCTGATCACGCAGGGGCAAGCCGCCGGCTTCAGCCTGGACGAACTGCAAAAACTCATGCCGCCCGATCTCGCGCATTGGGATCATGATTCTCTGGTCGAGGCGCTTCGTCGCAAAGTGGCGGATATCGAGTCACTCGAAACGCAGCTGGGTGAGAGCAAGGCACAGCTGCAAGCGGTGATCCGCGATATCGAAACCAAGCCGGAGTCGATCGACTGTGAAGCGAATGCAAAACGGGTGCTGTCGCGAATCGGCCTGAGCGAGATGGCCGATACCGCGACATTCGATGCCACAGCCGCGCCTTCGAGCGTGCACCGCCCGCGTCGTCGAACCCGTTAA
- a CDS encoding AcvB/VirJ family lysyl-phosphatidylglycerol hydrolase, whose protein sequence is MNRRFLVERAAWLLGFAAILLGMPGCVFRSGGEPVAPAVADLPLIVYPPGLDINASDNATDTLVVMLSGDGGWAGLDKAVGQSLAQAGYAVVGWDSLRYYWRAREPAEAAADLDRIVQTYRQRWQLSHVALVGYSRGADVLPFLYNRLPADTRARVSAVLLLGLASHITFEYHLLSMIGRGPQGRAVLPEAQRLPADRTTCLYGVDDPDAVCEQLQAAGLDVVALPGGHHFDHRYQALADLLQQTIAARE, encoded by the coding sequence ATGAATCGGCGATTTCTTGTTGAGCGCGCGGCATGGCTGCTTGGCTTCGCAGCGATTCTGTTAGGGATGCCGGGCTGTGTTTTCCGCTCGGGCGGCGAACCCGTTGCCCCCGCGGTGGCTGATCTGCCCCTGATCGTCTACCCACCAGGATTGGATATCAACGCCAGCGACAACGCGACCGACACCCTGGTTGTCATGCTCTCCGGCGACGGCGGCTGGGCCGGGCTCGACAAAGCCGTGGGGCAATCGCTGGCGCAGGCGGGGTATGCCGTTGTCGGCTGGGATTCGCTGCGCTATTACTGGCGGGCACGCGAGCCTGCCGAAGCCGCCGCCGATCTCGATCGCATCGTGCAGACCTATCGACAACGCTGGCAGCTGTCGCATGTCGCGCTGGTCGGCTACTCCCGCGGTGCGGACGTGCTGCCGTTTCTCTACAACCGCTTACCGGCCGATACCCGGGCGCGGGTTTCAGCTGTCCTGTTGCTCGGGCTGGCCAGTCACATCACGTTCGAATATCACCTGCTGTCCATGATCGGCCGTGGCCCACAGGGCCGTGCGGTATTGCCCGAGGCACAGCGCCTACCGGCTGACCGCACTACTTGCCTGTACGGCGTCGACGACCCGGATGCTGTCTGCGAACAACTCCAAGCCGCCGGCCTGGACGTCGTCGCCTTGCCCGGCGGGCATCACTTCGACCACCGATACCAGGCGCTGGCAGACCTGCTGCAACAGACAATCGCGGCTCGCGAATGA
- a CDS encoding alpha/beta hydrolase, which translates to MGYVTTTDGVDIFYKDWGPRDAPVIFFHHGWPLSADDWDAQMMFFLAEGYRVIAHDRRGHGRSSQVWDGHDMDHYADDVAAVVQHLGVQGAVHVGHSTGGGEVIHYVARHDEDNVAKAVLISAVPPLMVKTDANPDGLDQSVFDDFQAQVATNRAQFYYDVPAGPFYGYNRDGADPSEAVIWNWWRQGMMGGAKAHYDGIVAFSQTDFTEDLKSATLPVLVMHGEDDQVVPFEIAGKKSAELAPNATLKTYPGAPHGLPTTHADAVNADLLAFIRD; encoded by the coding sequence ATGGGATACGTAACGACGACCGACGGTGTGGATATCTTCTATAAGGACTGGGGCCCGCGCGATGCGCCGGTCATCTTCTTTCACCACGGCTGGCCGCTCAGCGCGGACGACTGGGATGCACAGATGATGTTCTTCCTGGCCGAGGGCTATCGCGTGATCGCGCACGATCGTCGCGGCCACGGTCGGTCCAGCCAGGTATGGGACGGCCATGACATGGATCACTACGCCGACGATGTCGCCGCGGTGGTCCAGCATCTCGGCGTGCAGGGCGCGGTCCATGTCGGTCATTCCACTGGCGGTGGCGAGGTCATCCACTATGTGGCACGCCACGACGAAGACAACGTCGCCAAGGCGGTGCTGATCAGTGCCGTGCCGCCGTTGATGGTTAAAACTGACGCCAACCCGGACGGCCTGGATCAATCGGTGTTCGACGATTTCCAGGCGCAGGTGGCGACCAACCGGGCCCAGTTCTACTACGACGTCCCCGCCGGTCCGTTCTACGGCTACAACCGCGACGGCGCAGACCCGTCCGAAGCCGTGATCTGGAACTGGTGGCGCCAAGGGATGATGGGCGGCGCGAAAGCGCACTACGATGGCATCGTTGCCTTTTCCCAGACCGATTTCACCGAGGATCTGAAAAGCGCGACCCTGCCTGTGCTGGTCATGCACGGCGAGGACGACCAGGTCGTGCCGTTCGAGATCGCCGGCAAGAAATCCGCGGAGTTGGCGCCTAACGCCACGCTCAAGACCTACCCGGGCGCGCCGCACGGCCTGCCCACCACACACGCCGATGCGGTCAACGCCGATTTGTTGGCGTTCATTCGAGATTGA
- a CDS encoding glutathione S-transferase family protein, which produces MNDSLILHHYDGSPYAEKIRLMFGLTDAKWSSVLCPVQPPRPSLDPLTGGYRRIPVAQIGADMFCDTALIAQELATRLNYPALDPAQVDPDAAALMAQAQGKAFFAAIGAVPTRRLFGTMLRMFGPIGTVRFVKDRISLLKGSTVRAPQGDKAKAVLNALLDDLETRLETHEWVGGDAVSVADFACFHPLWLYVSCNRRPLEAGQKVEAWYQRVSEIGHGERAEITKDKAFAIAKEAEPRPVPESVSDAPAAIGAKVEVTPSDYGKVPVSGTLAAFTDDRIVVARDTREFGLLHVHFPRAGYALTAA; this is translated from the coding sequence ATGAACGACTCGCTGATCCTTCACCATTATGACGGCTCGCCCTACGCCGAGAAGATCCGGCTGATGTTCGGCCTGACCGACGCGAAGTGGTCCTCCGTGCTGTGTCCGGTGCAGCCACCGCGGCCGAGCCTCGACCCGCTCACCGGCGGCTATCGCCGCATCCCCGTCGCCCAAATCGGTGCAGACATGTTCTGCGATACGGCGCTTATCGCACAGGAACTGGCCACGCGCTTGAACTATCCGGCGCTCGATCCCGCGCAGGTCGACCCCGATGCCGCGGCACTCATGGCGCAAGCCCAGGGCAAGGCGTTCTTCGCCGCGATCGGGGCGGTGCCCACGCGACGGCTGTTCGGCACGATGCTGCGCATGTTCGGGCCGATCGGCACGGTACGCTTCGTCAAGGACCGCATCAGCCTGCTCAAGGGCTCGACGGTCCGCGCCCCGCAGGGCGACAAGGCCAAGGCCGTACTGAACGCCTTGCTGGACGACCTGGAAACCCGACTCGAAACCCATGAATGGGTTGGCGGCGACGCCGTCTCCGTCGCGGATTTCGCCTGTTTTCATCCGCTCTGGCTCTATGTCAGCTGCAATCGCCGTCCGCTCGAGGCCGGTCAAAAGGTCGAAGCGTGGTACCAGCGTGTCAGTGAGATCGGTCACGGCGAGCGTGCAGAGATCACAAAGGACAAGGCGTTTGCGATAGCCAAAGAGGCCGAACCGCGCCCCGTGCCCGAAAGCGTGTCCGATGCGCCCGCCGCGATCGGCGCCAAGGTGGAAGTGACCCCGTCGGACTACGGCAAGGTGCCGGTCTCGGGAACCCTGGCTGCGTTCACCGATGACCGTATCGTCGTCGCACGGGACACCCGGGAATTCGGATTGCTGCACGTGCATTTCCCGCGTGCCGGGTACGCTCTGACCGCAGCGTAA
- a CDS encoding acetoacetate decarboxylase family protein has protein sequence MDEGFTEIEFGSQTVAVPKGGYYDRFRMNPDLDAVAQDAAVDDVSWFRRIPKQRVESRVGSIWAPNFYYRARSIQLLMTAPVARLRAMLPEPLEPLRAFPGRGLVALTFFAYDVCDNDPYREVSIAAVVRRPGARGPHSFELLDSMRRRSFFAHVLALPVDTEIARVRGVHGYQLPKWRTTIDIATDDAVQAEIQTTNGSPDLSMSAPVPTFTEAASQSHMGTSTMLHQVDGRWHQTVVRSNTLSYAQRSFPHDVHLERHGGPISQLLDGLGAAKILRMDVVRNAQTVLNLPAPLRTSDR, from the coding sequence ATGGACGAAGGCTTTACGGAGATCGAGTTTGGATCACAGACCGTCGCGGTGCCCAAGGGCGGCTACTACGATCGGTTTCGCATGAACCCCGATCTGGACGCGGTCGCGCAGGATGCGGCAGTGGATGATGTCAGCTGGTTTCGACGGATTCCCAAACAGCGCGTCGAATCCCGCGTCGGGTCGATATGGGCACCGAACTTCTACTATCGTGCCCGCAGCATTCAACTCCTGATGACCGCGCCCGTCGCGCGGCTGCGCGCCATGCTCCCCGAGCCGTTGGAGCCGTTGCGCGCGTTTCCGGGCCGCGGACTCGTGGCGTTGACGTTCTTCGCCTACGACGTGTGTGATAACGACCCGTATCGCGAGGTATCCATCGCCGCGGTGGTGCGCCGGCCCGGCGCACGCGGCCCGCATTCGTTCGAGTTGCTTGATTCAATGCGGCGCCGCAGTTTCTTCGCCCACGTGCTCGCGCTACCGGTCGACACCGAGATTGCTCGGGTGCGCGGCGTGCATGGGTATCAGCTGCCCAAGTGGCGGACGACTATCGATATCGCAACCGATGATGCCGTGCAGGCCGAAATCCAGACGACCAACGGTTCGCCGGACCTGTCTATGAGCGCGCCAGTGCCTACATTTACGGAAGCCGCGTCGCAGTCGCATATGGGCACGAGCACGATGCTGCATCAGGTCGACGGTCGATGGCATCAAACCGTCGTTCGCTCGAACACGCTGTCGTACGCCCAGCGTTCCTTCCCGCACGACGTGCACTTGGAACGCCACGGCGGGCCAATAAGTCAGTTGCTAGACGGTCTGGGGGCCGCCAAGATCCTGCGAATGGATGTGGTTCGCAACGCCCAGACCGTACTGAATCTGCCTGCGCCGCTGCGTACGTCCGACCGTTAG
- a CDS encoding pyridoxamine 5'-phosphate oxidase family protein has protein sequence MSSPEHKQKIWKLINDIKVGMLVTLDEDVPRARPMHLVQDEYDGTIWFYTRRSTEKVLEAKGDSDVCLTFSDQDEGVYVSMSGKARITDDQNIIDRYWNPGVAAWLPEKEDPDVVMLEIDIKMGEHWAAKESKVFQLYEMAKANLDSDKTPNIGENEKFGG, from the coding sequence ATGTCTAGCCCTGAACACAAGCAGAAGATCTGGAAACTCATCAACGACATCAAAGTCGGGATGCTCGTCACGTTGGACGAAGATGTGCCGCGGGCCCGGCCCATGCATCTGGTGCAGGACGAATACGACGGCACGATCTGGTTCTACACGCGACGCAGCACGGAAAAAGTGCTGGAAGCGAAAGGCGACAGCGATGTCTGCCTGACGTTTTCCGATCAGGACGAAGGCGTTTATGTCTCCATGTCGGGCAAGGCACGTATTACCGATGACCAGAACATAATCGACCGGTATTGGAACCCGGGCGTCGCGGCCTGGCTTCCAGAGAAGGAAGACCCGGACGTCGTCATGCTCGAAATCGATATCAAGATGGGCGAGCACTGGGCCGCCAAGGAGAGCAAGGTCTTTCAGCTGTATGAAATGGCCAAGGCCAATCTAGACAGCGACAAGACGCCGAACATCGGCGAGAACGAGAAATTCGGCGGCTGA